A stretch of Desulfotalea psychrophila LSv54 DNA encodes these proteins:
- a CDS encoding autotransporter outer membrane beta-barrel domain-containing protein translates to MTFAGDITTSGAQAQGVFIQSIGGASGSGGKGDSWFDSDSGLASVPGPGGEATISYANGTITTKGDEASAILVESVGGFAGSSGGASGFVGYGANGASGGDGNTVTTTLNAVSVATTGNSSIGLSALSVGGGGGVGSKDDGFVTIGAAGGAGGAGGNVTVTLTDTNTITTKGDDASGIFVLSAGGGGGTSGGNEGVVALGGAGGKGGNGDVATFSADGNTTITTEGEYAVGVMISSIGNGGGKSTSPTGPWALGANGGDGGSGSDVTFDLKSGTLGVTTQGSIADGVLISSVGGGGGHGGSSLAALDIIKPVLGSQGGDGGSGGDITVTSEGGSVDIETSGFKSNGFVAQSIGGGGGTGGNVVNVDIGLTFNQQTAALATTAAHHGGTVNVGNKDTVGLTGSVTTHGATSSALLVQSVGGGGGSAGNSIEAGSTLEFNHDMGAGGQDGGTGGDVTVNSKTDATTDGDHADGILVQSIGGGGGQSSNVIDANVGGEISQFIGNQGSSAGTAGSAGAVWVQTDSTVETKGDNALGVVAQSIGGGGGKAGYTVDGDVSINAGISLGSSGGAGGSSGTVELTTAGSVTTSGNLSTGVMAQSVAGGGGTAGTTVNGNAGISLSYTHGGNGGLGGMASDITLINNASVTTAGSGATGVLAQSMGGGGGSGGVTASASFGIVGDLNIAHGGDGGNGGTAGKVTLTNTENIKTSGDSSHGVFAQSLGGSGGVGGFLGTGAGSAGPISASVNVSVGGSGGKGSTADTVDITNSGQITTAGYHSTGITAQSVGGNGGDGGAIIAGAIDLSSDGSGSVNVSVGGDGGDSGTAKAVTVTNNSGGDITTSGHLSYGIFAQSIGGNGGKGGGSYAFTLSGSTGPTVDASVSIGGNGGSGSVGSSVTVENDATLKTSGGNSHGIYAQSVGGNGGVGAYGFAFAGDFFYKPGDNNLDVNANVALGGSGGSGEDAGSVTVQNNGDISTQTETAYGIYAQSVGGGGGDGGQAGSHTFGYTKKQTKTDEGKSYSLNFTMGGDQGVSGDGNDVSVTHSAGTISTVGNASYAIYAQSVGGGGGNSGNGSPGLKGWVADIKNTGEFLDDLYDTYKDVKGFPKDELSFEIDIGGQAGASGTGGNVTVENDATLTTTGDSGTAIFAQSVGGGGGSGGDGSQGLLTSITVARSGSGGGNGGNVAVTNSGNISTGGSGAMGIYAQSVGGGGGSAGDIESSIVTAVANFYETMGAQIFGKDNGGQGGDGGDVNITSTGQINTANENAHGIWVQSVGGSGGAGGNLGSKTDSVSIGSAGDAGNSGYVDIAIDGLINVKGTGSHGIFAQSASGTDGYSGGVKMRIAGTVKTEGANARAILAQSSEIGTDDPQGSESSGSTQCKDAECRGTSHIYVNKGGLVETTNSSAYETIAISGGRSNYNSDGSLSYSNMIQNEGTIQSANADSVVIANDSQGALRIHNWNGGILSGSLQLDDSNRTEFENLQAAYFHAGKTVYLGKLGNYTGYDGSTMSPYGQNIVGTSTVSLGETYAEAGTLWIDVQQNSTGTVLNDQIVFDGLAQGAQINLTGVIQPVWVGSTTLSSGNTGVLHIVSLTNDANLKTMTATLVNTPTVTYTLSNKTSDIFVNYTIDYTGSAAGIELGNNALSYARYLSSAMAAIEATASGNTEEASMHATTILNTTSADKLAAIEATASGDTEEALSMHATTILNTTSADELAAIYGSHTPEESLIGATRAVSASHRLNQLMQSCPTLDPTTGTDFLRQNDCAWVQAIGSHLNQNATGESPEFSETTWGIALGSQREIAADTFIEIVGQFETLSIDGDNFSQDGERYSLGLALKKEIGRFTLSTALTGGIYSLNYDRAYKSSQIWQQANSDIDGGFLGAEVRASAVFLGQSGYYAKPSAALAYTQVWQDSFTESGNGLLNWDVGSVSDGWLAMTPMIELGRAFSGNDHSMLAFIRAGLTVVLNKPSMDASSTLVDADASLGELNFTMGTDRCQGDLTVGFDAQLQDNLSLSIRAQTALSTNSYDYGGSAKLEFRF, encoded by the coding sequence GTGACTTTCGCCGGCGACATCACGACCTCGGGCGCCCAGGCGCAAGGCGTCTTTATCCAGAGTATCGGCGGCGCCAGCGGCAGTGGCGGCAAAGGCGATAGCTGGTTCGACAGCGACTCTGGTCTTGCCAGCGTGCCGGGACCGGGTGGCGAGGCGACGATCAGCTACGCGAATGGAACTATTACCACGAAAGGCGATGAAGCCTCGGCCATCCTCGTGGAGAGTGTCGGCGGTTTCGCCGGTAGCTCCGGCGGCGCGAGCGGCTTTGTCGGCTATGGCGCCAACGGCGCGAGTGGTGGTGATGGCAATACCGTTACGACAACCCTTAATGCCGTGTCTGTGGCTACGACAGGGAACTCTTCTATTGGACTAAGCGCACTCTCGGTGGGCGGTGGCGGCGGTGTCGGTTCGAAAGACGATGGCTTTGTCACCATCGGTGCCGCAGGTGGTGCAGGTGGCGCGGGCGGTAACGTCACCGTCACGCTGACGGACACCAACACCATCACTACCAAGGGCGACGACGCGTCAGGAATCTTCGTGCTGAGCGCTGGCGGAGGCGGCGGCACCAGCGGCGGGAACGAAGGCGTGGTCGCCCTTGGCGGTGCTGGAGGGAAAGGCGGCAATGGTGATGTTGCCACCTTCTCCGCCGACGGCAACACCACCATCACGACCGAGGGCGAATATGCTGTTGGTGTGATGATCTCGAGTATCGGCAACGGCGGCGGCAAGTCGACCTCGCCCACAGGGCCCTGGGCCCTCGGAGCCAACGGTGGAGATGGCGGCAGTGGCTCCGACGTGACCTTTGATCTCAAGAGTGGAACGCTCGGGGTCACAACGCAGGGTAGCATCGCAGACGGGGTACTGATTTCATCCGTTGGCGGCGGTGGTGGCCATGGCGGTAGCTCCCTTGCCGCCCTCGATATCATCAAGCCTGTCCTCGGCTCCCAGGGCGGCGATGGCGGTTCAGGCGGCGACATCACGGTCACCAGCGAAGGCGGCAGCGTCGACATCGAAACCTCCGGTTTCAAGTCTAATGGCTTCGTCGCGCAGTCCATCGGCGGTGGCGGCGGCACCGGCGGCAACGTGGTCAACGTCGACATCGGCCTGACCTTCAACCAACAGACCGCCGCCTTGGCCACGACCGCAGCGCATCACGGTGGAACCGTCAACGTCGGCAACAAGGATACCGTTGGCCTGACCGGATCGGTAACCACGCACGGAGCTACATCTTCGGCCCTCCTTGTCCAGTCGGTCGGGGGTGGCGGCGGTTCGGCTGGTAATAGCATCGAGGCAGGCAGCACCCTTGAATTCAATCATGACATGGGGGCGGGCGGTCAGGACGGCGGGACCGGTGGCGACGTCACGGTAAACTCCAAGACCGATGCCACGACCGATGGCGACCACGCAGACGGCATCCTGGTGCAATCGATTGGTGGCGGCGGTGGCCAGTCGAGCAACGTTATCGATGCCAATGTCGGCGGGGAAATCAGCCAGTTCATTGGCAATCAGGGTTCATCTGCGGGAACTGCCGGCTCTGCCGGAGCGGTCTGGGTCCAAACTGACAGCACGGTCGAGACCAAGGGCGACAATGCACTTGGCGTCGTCGCCCAGTCCATCGGCGGCGGTGGCGGCAAAGCGGGTTATACCGTCGACGGAGACGTCTCGATCAATGCCGGTATCAGCCTCGGCTCATCCGGTGGTGCGGGCGGCTCGTCGGGAACGGTGGAGCTGACCACCGCCGGTAGCGTGACGACATCCGGCAATCTCTCGACCGGCGTCATGGCCCAGAGTGTGGCCGGCGGTGGTGGCACGGCTGGCACCACAGTCAATGGCAATGCCGGTATCAGCCTCAGCTATACCCATGGGGGCAACGGCGGTCTAGGCGGAATGGCCTCGGATATAACGCTGATCAATAACGCGTCCGTCACCACCGCTGGCTCGGGTGCGACCGGCGTCCTGGCCCAGAGTATGGGCGGGGGCGGTGGCTCCGGGGGCGTGACGGCCTCAGCGTCATTTGGCATCGTGGGTGATCTCAACATCGCCCACGGCGGAGACGGCGGCAACGGCGGCACAGCCGGCAAGGTGACGCTGACCAACACCGAAAATATTAAAACGTCGGGCGACAGCTCGCACGGGGTCTTTGCCCAGTCTCTGGGCGGGAGCGGCGGCGTAGGCGGATTTCTGGGTACCGGAGCCGGAAGCGCCGGGCCGATCTCGGCCTCGGTCAACGTCTCCGTTGGCGGTAGCGGCGGCAAGGGTAGCACTGCAGATACGGTCGACATCACCAACTCGGGCCAAATCACCACCGCTGGCTATCACTCCACGGGGATTACCGCCCAGTCGGTTGGCGGCAACGGCGGCGACGGCGGTGCCATCATTGCAGGGGCGATCGATTTGAGCTCCGACGGTAGTGGTTCAGTCAACGTCTCCGTTGGCGGCGATGGCGGCGACTCGGGCACGGCGAAAGCGGTCACAGTGACCAACAACAGCGGTGGCGACATCACAACGTCCGGACATCTGTCCTACGGGATCTTCGCGCAATCGATCGGCGGCAACGGCGGCAAGGGTGGCGGCAGCTACGCCTTCACACTGTCGGGGAGTACCGGGCCGACGGTAGATGCCTCCGTTTCGATCGGCGGCAACGGCGGCAGCGGGTCGGTTGGCAGCTCTGTGACGGTCGAGAATGACGCCACGCTCAAGACATCGGGCGGCAACTCCCATGGCATCTATGCGCAGTCGGTCGGCGGCAACGGCGGCGTCGGCGCCTACGGCTTCGCCTTCGCGGGAGACTTCTTCTACAAGCCCGGTGACAATAACCTCGACGTTAACGCGAACGTGGCGCTGGGCGGTTCAGGCGGCAGCGGGGAGGATGCCGGCTCGGTAACTGTGCAAAACAACGGAGACATCTCCACGCAGACCGAGACCGCTTACGGCATCTACGCCCAGTCGGTCGGTGGCGGCGGTGGGGACGGCGGCCAAGCCGGGTCCCATACCTTTGGCTACACCAAGAAACAGACCAAGACCGACGAAGGTAAAAGCTATTCTCTGAACTTTACCATGGGCGGCGACCAAGGCGTCTCTGGTGACGGCAACGACGTGTCGGTAACCCATTCGGCGGGCACCATCTCGACGGTCGGCAACGCCTCCTACGCGATCTACGCCCAGTCGGTTGGCGGTGGTGGCGGCAACTCCGGCAACGGCTCGCCCGGGCTTAAGGGCTGGGTCGCGGATATCAAGAATACCGGCGAGTTTCTGGACGACCTCTATGACACCTACAAGGACGTGAAGGGCTTCCCCAAAGACGAACTCTCCTTTGAAATCGACATCGGCGGCCAGGCTGGGGCCTCTGGCACCGGCGGCAACGTCACGGTCGAAAACGATGCCACGCTGACCACAACCGGCGACAGCGGCACGGCGATCTTCGCGCAATCCGTGGGCGGCGGCGGCGGCAGTGGCGGCGACGGGAGTCAGGGGCTTCTGACTTCTATCACCGTCGCACGGTCGGGATCTGGGGGCGGCAACGGCGGTAATGTGGCCGTCACCAACAGCGGCAATATCAGTACCGGAGGCTCCGGAGCCATGGGTATTTATGCCCAATCGGTCGGTGGCGGCGGTGGATCGGCCGGTGACATCGAAAGTAGCATCGTAACCGCTGTGGCCAATTTCTATGAAACCATGGGGGCCCAGATTTTCGGTAAGGACAACGGTGGCCAGGGTGGCGACGGGGGCGATGTTAACATCACGAGTACCGGCCAGATTAACACGGCAAATGAAAACGCCCACGGGATCTGGGTGCAGTCCGTCGGCGGTAGCGGCGGTGCCGGTGGCAATCTTGGCAGCAAAACGGACAGCGTAAGCATCGGTAGCGCCGGAGACGCCGGCAACAGTGGCTATGTCGACATAGCCATTGACGGCTTGATTAATGTCAAGGGCACCGGCTCGCACGGGATCTTCGCGCAGAGCGCTTCGGGCACCGATGGCTACTCCGGTGGGGTCAAGATGCGTATCGCCGGCACAGTAAAAACCGAGGGCGCGAACGCCCGGGCGATCCTCGCCCAATCCTCGGAAATTGGCACAGACGATCCGCAGGGCAGCGAAAGCAGCGGTTCCACCCAGTGCAAAGACGCCGAATGCCGGGGCACCAGTCACATCTATGTCAATAAAGGCGGACTGGTCGAGACGACGAACAGTTCGGCCTACGAGACGATCGCTATCTCAGGGGGGCGGTCAAACTATAATTCCGACGGGTCGCTCAGCTATTCCAACATGATCCAGAACGAGGGCACAATCCAGAGCGCCAACGCGGACTCAGTGGTCATTGCTAACGATTCTCAAGGGGCGCTCAGGATCCACAATTGGAACGGAGGCATCCTCTCGGGCTCGCTGCAACTCGACGACTCCAACCGGACTGAGTTCGAAAACCTACAGGCCGCGTACTTCCACGCCGGCAAGACCGTCTATCTTGGCAAGCTCGGTAACTACACAGGCTACGACGGCAGCACCATGTCGCCCTATGGCCAGAACATAGTCGGCACAAGCACGGTGAGCCTCGGTGAAACCTACGCCGAGGCCGGGACACTCTGGATCGATGTCCAACAAAACTCGACTGGGACTGTATTAAATGACCAGATCGTTTTTGATGGTCTTGCCCAGGGCGCGCAGATCAACCTGACCGGCGTGATCCAACCCGTTTGGGTTGGAAGCACCACCCTTTCCAGCGGCAACACCGGCGTACTGCACATCGTTTCGCTGACGAATGACGCTAACCTCAAGACAATGACCGCGACATTAGTCAACACCCCGACCGTCACCTACACCCTCAGCAACAAGACCAGCGATATCTTCGTCAATTACACGATCGACTATACTGGCAGCGCAGCGGGAATAGAACTAGGGAACAATGCGCTCAGTTATGCCAGATATTTAAGCAGCGCCATGGCGGCAATTGAGGCCACGGCGAGCGGCAACACGGAAGAAGCCTCCATGCACGCGACCACAATTCTAAACACTACCAGTGCCGACAAACTAGCGGCAATTGAGGCCACGGCGAGCGGCGACACGGAAGAAGCCTTATCCATGCACGCGACCACGATTCTGAACACTACCAGTGCCGACGAACTAGCGGCAATCTACGGTAGCCATACCCCGGAAGAGAGCCTGATCGGGGCGACCAGAGCGGTCTCGGCATCGCACAGGCTAAACCAGCTAATGCAGAGCTGTCCGACACTCGACCCGACGACCGGCACCGACTTCCTGCGCCAGAACGACTGTGCCTGGGTCCAGGCAATCGGCTCGCATTTAAACCAGAATGCCACTGGAGAAAGTCCTGAGTTCTCCGAGACCACCTGGGGTATCGCACTCGGCTCGCAACGTGAGATCGCAGCCGACACCTTTATTGAGATAGTGGGCCAATTCGAGACGCTGTCCATCGACGGCGACAACTTTTCTCAGGATGGCGAGCGCTATTCGCTGGGCTTGGCTCTTAAGAAAGAGATCGGGAGGTTCACCCTCTCCACAGCACTGACCGGTGGGATCTATTCACTCAACTACGATCGGGCCTACAAGTCCTCCCAGATTTGGCAACAAGCCAATTCCGACATAGACGGAGGCTTCCTCGGAGCCGAGGTCCGGGCATCGGCTGTGTTCTTAGGCCAAAGTGGCTACTACGCCAAGCCCTCAGCCGCATTGGCCTACACACAGGTCTGGCAGGACAGTTTTACCGAAAGCGGCAACGGCCTCCTGAATTGGGACGTCGGGTCGGTCAGCGATGGCTGGCTCGCCATGACCCCAATGATCGAGCTTGGTCGGGCCTTCTCGGGCAATGACCACTCCATGCTGGCCTTCATCCGGGCGGGTCTCACGGTGGTATTAAACAAACCGAGCATGGACGCGAGTTCGACGCTGGTGGACGCGGATGCTTCGCTCGGAGAACTGAACTTCACAATGGGCACCGACCGTTGCCAGGGCGATTTAACCGTGGGCTTCGATGCGCAGCTACAGGACAACCTTTCGCTGTCAATACGGGCCCAGACCGCCTTGTCGACGAACAGCTACGATTACGGCGGTTCCGCGAAACTCGAATTCCGGTTCTGA
- a CDS encoding FAD-binding and (Fe-S)-binding domain-containing protein, giving the protein MSNVEYQNYVKAISTLIPKERIFTDTLRCLAYGTDGGFYRLEPQVVVRVANEKEMQLCLREASSKKLPVTFKAAGTSLSGQAISDSILLMAGEGWEDYEVLEEGQKIRLQPGIVGAKVNRILAPYNRKFGPDPASINSAMVGGIIINNASGMNCGTHENAYKTIEAAKIIFADGTLLDTADADSRESFRRTRPGFVEKIEEIRDRVGADETFAARIRKKYSIKNTTGFSINPFIDYDDPFQIIINLLIGSEGALAFISEVVMRSVPTYKCKASSMVYFPDIITACKAAVALKEGPVDGAELLDRLALKSVENKEGIPDFIKDFDETTTAVLIETMASDEDILAKNIIQIKEILNDFTTLRPVEFTSDPAENEQLWNIRKGVFPAVGGMREIGTTCLIEDVAYHMETLPEATKELQDIIVEHGYTDAVIYGHALEGNFHFILNQDFSDPKEVQRYAAMMHAVINMTVDKYDGSLKAEHGTGRNMAPFVKKEWGKKGYELMCEIKRLFDPDTILNPGVIINDDPECYLKNFKPLPQCDPLIDKCIECGFCEVNCMSNHFSLSARQRIVVQREIARLKKSGENPERLAELEKGFVFQGEESCAGDGLCETSCPVSIDTGKYIKQIRAANHSAFGKKVGNFTGEHLGLICSTASVALGMVGGMHRLLGTKNFGKICDTARSISGNHIPQWTAAMPSGVSAPEETPINTDAEQKVVYFPSCIARAMGPAKDDPVTESVSEVTIRVLKKAGYGIIFPKGMKNLCCGTPWESKGFTETADMKSSELEQALLIASEQGKYPVLCDTSPCIYRMRRVMDSKLKLYEPAEFVHKFLLNKLHFTPKKQTIAIHATCSTQKMGLAKILQEVASMCADKVILPPDVNCCGFAGDKGFHLPALNAHGLRTAVPVIKKEGAVVGYSNSRTCEIGCTEQLGIPYMSIMYLVDEVTTGID; this is encoded by the coding sequence ATGAGCAACGTTGAATATCAAAATTATGTAAAGGCAATATCCACCCTTATTCCGAAAGAACGAATCTTTACCGATACGCTTCGATGCCTGGCTTATGGCACGGACGGTGGCTTTTACCGCTTAGAACCACAGGTCGTGGTACGGGTTGCAAATGAAAAGGAGATGCAGCTTTGTCTGCGCGAAGCATCGTCTAAAAAACTCCCGGTAACCTTCAAAGCAGCAGGCACCTCTCTTTCCGGCCAGGCCATCTCCGATTCTATTTTACTTATGGCAGGTGAAGGGTGGGAAGACTACGAAGTATTGGAAGAGGGACAAAAAATCCGCCTCCAACCTGGAATTGTAGGGGCTAAGGTTAATCGCATTCTGGCCCCGTATAATCGCAAATTTGGGCCGGACCCTGCTTCCATAAACTCCGCAATGGTTGGCGGTATCATCATTAACAACGCCTCCGGTATGAACTGCGGCACCCATGAGAATGCCTACAAAACCATCGAAGCGGCTAAAATTATTTTCGCAGACGGCACTCTGCTTGACACCGCAGATGCTGACAGCCGTGAATCCTTTCGACGTACCCGACCAGGGTTTGTGGAAAAAATTGAAGAAATTCGGGACAGGGTAGGTGCAGATGAAACGTTTGCAGCTCGAATAAGAAAAAAATATTCCATAAAAAACACCACCGGATTTTCCATTAATCCTTTTATTGACTACGATGACCCCTTCCAAATTATCATCAATCTGCTGATCGGTTCAGAAGGTGCACTGGCATTCATATCAGAGGTGGTAATGCGTTCAGTGCCCACCTACAAGTGCAAGGCAAGTTCCATGGTCTATTTTCCGGACATCATAACGGCATGTAAGGCAGCTGTAGCGTTGAAAGAAGGACCGGTAGATGGCGCGGAGCTACTTGACCGGCTGGCTTTAAAATCGGTCGAGAACAAAGAGGGAATTCCCGATTTCATCAAGGATTTTGATGAAACAACCACTGCTGTCCTCATAGAGACCATGGCCTCGGATGAAGATATCCTCGCTAAAAATATTATCCAAATCAAAGAAATCCTCAACGACTTTACAACGCTTCGCCCCGTCGAATTCACTTCCGACCCGGCTGAAAACGAACAGTTGTGGAATATCCGTAAAGGGGTATTTCCTGCTGTCGGCGGCATGCGGGAAATCGGCACGACCTGTCTCATTGAAGACGTCGCCTACCACATGGAAACCCTGCCCGAGGCTACTAAGGAGCTGCAGGATATCATCGTTGAACATGGTTACACTGACGCCGTTATTTACGGTCATGCCCTCGAAGGAAATTTTCATTTCATCCTCAACCAGGATTTCAGCGACCCAAAAGAGGTGCAGCGTTACGCTGCGATGATGCACGCCGTCATCAATATGACCGTCGATAAATACGACGGTTCCTTAAAGGCAGAACATGGCACCGGACGGAATATGGCACCATTTGTCAAGAAAGAATGGGGTAAAAAAGGCTATGAGCTGATGTGTGAAATCAAGAGGCTCTTTGATCCGGATACTATCCTCAATCCGGGTGTTATCATTAATGACGATCCCGAGTGCTATTTAAAAAACTTCAAACCCTTGCCCCAGTGTGATCCCTTGATCGATAAATGTATTGAATGTGGTTTTTGTGAAGTTAACTGCATGTCAAACCATTTCAGCCTCTCTGCCCGCCAGCGTATTGTTGTACAGCGAGAGATCGCGAGACTGAAAAAAAGTGGCGAAAACCCTGAGCGCCTTGCTGAACTTGAAAAAGGTTTTGTCTTCCAGGGCGAGGAGAGCTGCGCAGGTGACGGACTTTGCGAAACGTCATGCCCTGTCTCCATTGATACCGGGAAATATATTAAACAAATACGTGCGGCAAATCACAGTGCCTTTGGGAAAAAAGTAGGCAACTTTACCGGTGAACATCTGGGCCTGATCTGCAGCACCGCTTCCGTTGCATTAGGGATGGTCGGAGGAATGCATCGGCTCTTGGGTACCAAAAATTTTGGTAAAATATGCGATACGGCACGTTCTATAAGTGGCAATCACATACCACAGTGGACAGCTGCCATGCCAAGTGGCGTATCAGCTCCAGAAGAGACCCCAATCAATACTGATGCTGAGCAAAAAGTTGTCTATTTTCCGTCTTGCATTGCCCGGGCCATGGGACCGGCAAAGGATGACCCGGTGACTGAGTCTGTATCAGAGGTGACCATTCGGGTACTCAAGAAAGCCGGCTATGGCATCATTTTCCCTAAAGGTATGAAAAATCTCTGTTGCGGTACCCCTTGGGAGTCAAAGGGTTTTACCGAAACAGCGGACATGAAGTCCAGCGAACTTGAGCAGGCACTGCTTATCGCTTCTGAGCAGGGAAAGTATCCGGTGCTCTGTGACACATCGCCTTGTATATATCGAATGCGCAGAGTCATGGACAGCAAACTAAAACTTTACGAACCTGCTGAATTTGTACATAAATTTTTATTAAATAAGCTGCATTTTACTCCTAAAAAGCAGACCATAGCCATCCACGCGACCTGCTCAACCCAAAAAATGGGCCTTGCCAAAATTTTACAAGAGGTTGCCTCAATGTGTGCAGACAAGGTGATTTTGCCCCCTGATGTAAACTGTTGCGGATTTGCCGGAGACAAAGGTTTTCATCTGCCTGCTCTCAACGCTCATGGCCTGAGAACAGCGGTGCCAGTGATCAAAAAGGAGGGAGCTGTGGTCGGATATTCAAACAGCCGAACGTGTGAGATCGGCTGCACAGAACAACTCGGCATTCCTTATATGTCGATCATGTACCTGGTCGATGAAGTCACGACCGGAATAGATTGA